A single genomic interval of Aureliella helgolandensis harbors:
- a CDS encoding pseudouridine synthase: MAKKRTSKPKSRTRKPAVPGEQRINKILAGAGVGSRREVEELIVQGRVEVDRQTVTDLATKVNPSNVTIKVDGVALKPFRPIYYALNKPTGVLSTNRDPSGRIRVIDLVPDKARVFSVGRLDQSSEGLILLTNDGELAQRLAHPKFRVQKTYFVVVSGQLTQDELDKLRKGVHLSEGFAKIDGAKIRRHRKGCTELEIVLSEGKNREIRRILARAGHKVVLLRRLAIGPLKLGQMPVGASRELSSSEVKALYAATDPNKRNKAAKGKSKRADGESAAAAEKSQKVKPKDQAPPIPSALEDDDEPDLLTEDFGRLGLELDDDFGDFDSDFVGDFSGSGSGSILSYDADEVTTPRSNQKSKPSQKKRASGSRARTGTGARGTKSSSTGSRESADTGTRTGGPRTGGKRASPGKRAAAGRTARPAGKRATSSASRSSAPKGKAAGRSASAKGRSSAPRGGKSGGGKSSGPRGRGGKGSQR; the protein is encoded by the coding sequence GTGGCGAAGAAACGAACCAGTAAGCCCAAGTCCCGAACACGCAAGCCCGCTGTGCCTGGTGAGCAGCGTATCAACAAGATTTTGGCAGGCGCCGGAGTCGGCAGCCGGCGAGAAGTCGAGGAGTTGATCGTACAGGGACGGGTAGAGGTCGATCGCCAAACGGTCACCGATTTGGCCACCAAGGTCAACCCGAGCAATGTCACGATTAAGGTTGACGGGGTCGCTCTGAAACCGTTCCGTCCGATTTATTATGCACTCAATAAACCGACCGGCGTTCTATCGACCAATCGCGACCCCAGTGGCCGCATCCGGGTAATCGACCTCGTACCCGATAAGGCGCGCGTATTTTCGGTGGGCCGTCTGGATCAAAGCAGTGAAGGCTTAATCCTGCTGACCAATGATGGCGAATTGGCGCAGCGCTTGGCGCATCCCAAGTTCCGCGTACAGAAGACTTACTTTGTCGTCGTATCGGGGCAACTGACCCAGGACGAACTCGACAAACTCCGCAAGGGAGTCCACCTGTCGGAGGGCTTTGCCAAGATCGATGGCGCGAAGATTCGCCGACATCGCAAGGGCTGTACCGAGCTGGAGATCGTTTTGTCGGAAGGCAAGAATCGCGAGATTCGCCGAATTCTGGCGCGGGCTGGACACAAGGTTGTCTTGCTGCGGCGATTAGCGATCGGGCCACTCAAACTTGGCCAGATGCCAGTGGGTGCTTCGCGGGAGCTATCGAGCTCCGAAGTCAAGGCGCTCTACGCAGCAACCGACCCCAACAAGCGGAACAAGGCAGCGAAGGGGAAGTCGAAACGGGCAGATGGCGAAAGTGCGGCGGCAGCTGAAAAATCGCAAAAGGTCAAGCCCAAGGATCAAGCTCCGCCAATTCCATCGGCGCTGGAAGACGACGATGAACCCGATTTGCTGACCGAGGACTTCGGTCGCTTGGGGCTCGAATTGGATGATGATTTTGGCGATTTCGACAGCGACTTTGTGGGAGACTTCAGCGGTTCCGGCAGCGGCAGCATCCTGTCCTACGATGCCGACGAAGTGACCACGCCTCGCTCCAACCAAAAATCAAAGCCCAGCCAGAAAAAGCGAGCTTCGGGCAGCCGCGCTCGCACTGGCACCGGCGCCCGCGGTACGAAGTCCTCCAGCACCGGCTCAAGAGAGTCGGCGGACACTGGCACGCGAACCGGCGGACCTCGTACGGGTGGCAAACGGGCCTCACCTGGCAAACGGGCAGCCGCCGGGCGAACCGCTAGGCCTGCCGGCAAACGAGCGACCAGCAGTGCGTCAAGAAGCAGCGCCCCCAAGGGTAAGGCTGCCGGACGCAGCGCCTCCGCGAAAGGTCGCAGCTCCGCGCCCCGTGGCGGGAAATCTGGCGGCGGAAAATCAAGTGGCCCAAGAGGCCGAGGCGGCAAGGGTAGCCAACGATAA
- a CDS encoding dihydroorotate dehydrogenase electron transfer subunit: MTHFADCARSIRTTIIENEWIAKDTRRIRFLAPEMAASVVPGQFFMIRNPAGNDPLIGRALALYNRSPAPQPISSQSPAPPVDHDRSPPAAAGWIDLVYLVKGKLTSSLAKLRPGSDIAVWGPLGNGFPAAPVDHLVMVAGGIGQTPFLTLAQEALGNAKFGDAGNRPMGYTPQVSLCYGARSQEYLAGLEDFERAGVELHIATEDGSRGIHGRVTLPLEQLLQNEQRSGKSVRVVCCGPEPMMEAVAELAARYAVPCQVSLETPMACGIGICFTCVAKVGTTADWDYKRTCVEGPVFDAAEILWH; this comes from the coding sequence ATGACACACTTCGCGGACTGCGCTCGGTCAATCCGAACGACGATTATTGAAAACGAATGGATTGCGAAGGATACGCGCCGCATTCGCTTTCTTGCGCCAGAAATGGCTGCGTCCGTCGTCCCCGGACAGTTCTTCATGATCCGGAATCCCGCCGGCAATGATCCTCTCATCGGTCGGGCACTAGCTCTCTACAACAGATCCCCCGCCCCCCAACCGATATCCTCGCAATCGCCTGCTCCGCCGGTGGATCACGACCGCAGCCCGCCCGCTGCGGCGGGATGGATTGATTTGGTTTACCTAGTCAAAGGCAAACTAACGAGCAGCCTTGCGAAACTCAGGCCAGGCAGCGACATTGCCGTTTGGGGACCACTCGGCAATGGCTTCCCCGCCGCCCCCGTAGACCATTTGGTCATGGTTGCGGGTGGTATTGGGCAGACTCCCTTTTTGACATTGGCCCAAGAAGCGCTCGGAAACGCAAAATTTGGAGACGCGGGAAATCGCCCTATGGGATACACCCCACAAGTCAGCCTGTGCTACGGTGCCCGCAGCCAAGAATACTTGGCGGGCCTTGAAGACTTCGAACGTGCAGGAGTTGAACTCCATATCGCGACCGAAGACGGCTCACGGGGAATCCACGGCCGTGTCACCCTGCCTCTCGAACAACTCCTGCAGAATGAACAGCGTTCGGGAAAGAGCGTGCGTGTAGTGTGTTGCGGCCCCGAACCGATGATGGAAGCGGTGGCTGAGCTAGCGGCTCGCTATGCAGTTCCCTGCCAGGTATCTCTCGAAACCCCCATGGCCTGCGGCATCGGTATCTGCTTTACCTGTGTCGCTAAAGTCGGCACGACTGCCGACTGGGATTACAAACGCACCTGCGTGGAAGGTCCGGTTTTTGATGCCGCGGAGATCCTGTGGCACTAG
- a CDS encoding flagellar basal body rod protein FlgB: MWDSWLSNSTLPALEQSATFAQKRHMLLAGNIANLDTPGYQTRDISIEDFHASLREAIESKHAPEVYRSPGSNAVLPDQMEKVRDVTKQILYHDGSDVSVEEQVTEISKNQAMHNMSIALMRSQLRTLQAAIRESASV; the protein is encoded by the coding sequence ATGTGGGACAGTTGGCTCAGCAACTCCACTCTGCCAGCCCTGGAGCAATCGGCAACTTTTGCACAGAAGCGGCATATGTTGCTGGCTGGAAATATCGCCAACTTGGACACCCCCGGCTACCAGACACGGGACATCTCCATCGAAGATTTTCACGCATCGCTCCGCGAAGCGATTGAATCGAAGCATGCTCCGGAGGTGTATCGTTCTCCCGGTTCCAATGCGGTTCTCCCCGACCAAATGGAGAAAGTCCGGGACGTTACCAAACAAATCCTGTATCACGACGGCAGTGATGTCAGCGTGGAAGAGCAAGTTACGGAAATTTCTAAGAATCAAGCGATGCACAATATGAGTATTGCCTTAATGCGTTCACAGTTGAGAACTCTGCAGGCAGCAATTCGAGAATCTGCATCGGTATAG
- a CDS encoding histidine kinase, protein MVNLTLYQQTPLAEHSIRTAWEDALEQYRHAIAARHLRVEVDFDEHTVDQYCPSSLCLAISREVGEAINRSPNRGELSFSVCQSWRGVEIEITDSGPTFELTRSNAFSTHSMAAEYPIYFTKCPQGGRACTIVLQPPRARSMAA, encoded by the coding sequence ATGGTCAATTTGACTCTCTATCAGCAAACGCCATTGGCGGAGCATTCGATTCGAACTGCTTGGGAAGATGCGTTGGAGCAATATCGTCACGCCATCGCCGCGCGTCACCTGCGCGTCGAAGTTGATTTTGATGAGCACACCGTCGACCAGTATTGTCCAAGCTCCTTGTGTCTGGCGATCTCACGGGAAGTTGGAGAGGCGATCAATCGTTCTCCCAATCGCGGTGAGTTAAGCTTTTCAGTCTGTCAATCTTGGCGTGGCGTGGAAATCGAGATCACCGATAGTGGTCCTACCTTTGAGCTAACTCGCTCCAATGCGTTTTCAACACATTCCATGGCGGCAGAATACCCGATCTATTTTACGAAGTGTCCACAGGGAGGCAGAGCTTGCACGATCGTCCTGCAGCCGCCCCGTGCCCGTTCCATGGCGGCCTAG
- the trmD gene encoding tRNA (guanosine(37)-N1)-methyltransferase TrmD → MRFDIVTLFPQIFPGYLGESLLAKAIERELVEVHLHNLRDWSTSKHHKVDAPPFGGGPGMLIQVEPVVECIEAVQALSEEEGELLLLTPQGETLKQGVVSSLSENRRMILLCGRYEGFDQRVIDILQPREISLGDFILNGGEVAAMAVVDSVIRLIPGVLGDERSSAEDSFSDEALLEFPQYTRPREYRGREVPDVLLSGNHAEIAAWRAAQRQSRTAERRSDLL, encoded by the coding sequence TCAGATTTTTCCGGGCTATCTCGGTGAAAGTTTGCTAGCAAAAGCAATTGAACGCGAGTTGGTCGAAGTGCATTTGCACAATCTCCGAGACTGGTCGACCAGCAAGCATCACAAGGTGGATGCTCCTCCCTTCGGTGGTGGGCCTGGCATGTTGATTCAGGTAGAGCCTGTCGTCGAATGCATCGAAGCGGTGCAGGCATTGTCTGAAGAGGAGGGGGAGTTGCTGTTGCTCACCCCTCAGGGAGAGACGTTGAAGCAGGGGGTGGTCTCCAGCTTGTCGGAAAACCGCAGAATGATCCTATTGTGTGGACGCTACGAGGGGTTCGATCAACGAGTCATCGATATCCTCCAGCCTCGCGAAATCAGCTTGGGTGACTTCATTCTCAATGGTGGGGAAGTCGCGGCCATGGCGGTAGTCGATTCCGTGATTCGGCTCATACCAGGGGTGCTGGGTGATGAGCGGAGTAGCGCTGAAGATTCGTTTTCGGACGAGGCTCTGCTCGAGTTTCCTCAATACACTCGTCCTCGGGAATATCGGGGCAGGGAGGTTCCCGACGTGTTGTTGAGTGGCAATCATGCGGAGATTGCCGCTTGGCGAGCGGCGCAGCGGCAGTCCCGTACAGCCGAGCGGCGCAGCGATCTACTCTAG